The following nucleotide sequence is from Candidatus Polarisedimenticolia bacterium.
CGGTGAAGAGATCTTCGCGGCGCAGCCCGGCGCGGACTTTCTCCTGGCAGGGGAGGGTGGCGAGAGGGTTCGCGTTGTAGACGAACAGGAGATCGACACTCGGGTCGGCGCCCAGCAGGACCTCGCCGACCCGGTTCATATTGATCGTCCGGGTGGCCGGCGGCGTGGCAGCGGCCGCCGCAAGGGAATCGAGCTTCCAGATCCCGGAGTTGCTCAGGGTGTAGCCGCCGCCCCGCACAGCGAATTTTCCCGCCACCGCGGGCAGAGCCAGGATGGCGGCGATCGCCGAGCCGCCGTTGCGGCTGCGCTCCGGGCCCCAGCCGCAACGAATCACCGCGGGGCTCGACTCGGCGTAGAGGCGCGCCACCGCCTCGAGGTCCTCCGGTCCGATCCCCGCCACCCCGGCCGCCTTGGCGATCGTCCAGGGCGCGGCGCGCCGGCGCAGCTCCTCGACGCCGGTGGCATGCGCCGCGAGAAAAGCCTGATCGGCGCGATCGTTCTCGAACAGCCAGCGGATCAGGGCGAGGGCGACGGCGAGATCGGTCCCAGGCCGCAGCGCGAGATGCCGGTCGGCCCCCGCGGCGAGGGGAATCCTGCGGGGATCGACGACGATCAGCTTGGCGCCCCGCCGGCGCGCCTCGTGGACGAACGGGACGAGATGAATTCCCGACGCCGAGGGGTTCGCCCCCCAAATCACGATCAGCCGCGCGTGGACGTAGTCGTGCAGCGCCACGCCTGCCATCCGGCCGTAGAGCCCCTCTGCCGCGGCGCGCGACGGGGCGGCGCAGACGGTGCGCGCCAGGTGCGACGCCCCCAGTCGGAAGAAGAGCCGCGCGTCGGTGGTGTCCTGCGACAGGAGCCCGTTCGAGCCGCCGTAGGAGAGGGGGAGAATCGACTCGCCGCATTTCTTCCGGGCCTCGCTCATCCGGCCGGCGATCCGCGCCAGCGCCTCGTCCCAGGAAACCCTCCGGAACCGCGCCTCGCCTTTGGGACCTTCCCGAAAGGCCGGGTGGAGGATCCGCTCCGGCCCATAAAGATGATCGGCGAAGCCGCGCACCTTGCCGCAGATGAACGACCG
It contains:
- a CDS encoding molybdopterin-dependent oxidoreductase, which produces MKSICPLDCPDACALEVKVEGGRVVEIDAGATHPLTRSFICGKVRGFADHLYGPERILHPAFREGPKGEARFRRVSWDEALARIAGRMSEARKKCGESILPLSYGGSNGLLSQDTTDARLFFRLGASHLARTVCAAPSRAAAEGLYGRMAGVALHDYVHARLIVIWGANPSASGIHLVPFVHEARRRGAKLIVVDPRRIPLAAGADRHLALRPGTDLAVALALIRWLFENDRADQAFLAAHATGVEELRRRAAPWTIAKAAGVAGIGPEDLEAVARLYAESSPAVIRCGWGPERSRNGGSAIAAILALPAVAGKFAVRGGGYTLSNSGIWKLDSLAAAAATPPATRTINMNRVGEVLLGADPSVDLLFVYNANPLATLPCQEKVRAGLRREDLFTVVFDQVMTDTARYADVILPATTFLERRELSRGYGAMVLQEAGAVISPVGESRSNHEVFAELCRLTGVSRPGDPETDEAISRAILAAHPQGDRFRRELDREGVAQPEAGPEPIQFKDSFPLTADRKAHLFPAELDREAPGGLYAYREDPATRDYPLALISPATSRTISSTLGQLHRHPVPLEISPADARFRGISDGGRVRVFNALGEVRCHARINAGLREGVVFLPKGLWSRHTLNGATANALAPDTLTDLGGGACFNDARVQVELDGGPGPRAPAV